The genomic region AGTATAGATTCCGTTGAAAATATTGATGTTCAAACAGCTATGCACTCATTGCCAAAACCttctcaattaaaattaaatatgttgattttttttgtaGGAAGATACATTAATTCTTTGAAGTCAGAATGAAAGAACTGTCATTTAATTTCTATATAAAGACTGCTTGAATATACAAAGTATCAAATATAAACAGtagtgtaaaaagaaaataaattggcaGAAATAATTATTCAACCAGTAGCAATAATTAAGACCACCATTTGAAAGATCTTCTATAAACAAAGAATGCAAAAATATTGTTCTAACTTTTTACAGCACAGAATTGAATTCCATCCTAATTCATTACTATTACACTTCTTTCTTCTTCAGTATTAGTGGACCCACATTATCTCCTGTCAATTCATTGTGTTTATTATGTGAACCATCACAGGCAGGAaactagaaaggaaaaaattgcagatgttatttttcaaatgagtcagtaagTAGAAATATTTTTGACATGCTCTTATAAAGAAAGTCCATtactttgggagaaaaaaaaacagatagcTTTTCTGAGCAACAGATATATTCTATAGCTAACTACCTTCCAATACTATGGCAAACCTAACATTTAAGTATTTCATTATTTGGCAGATTTTAAAAGCTTTGGAAGATTCCATACAAGTCAATATGATAGTCTTAAAGGGAGATCAAAATAAGCTCCTATTTTTTATACAGCTCTAACTCTGAGCTCaccttttcaattattttaaatttttaaaggatgtaatttaaattcaaattaagtTCTTTCATGTTTTCTCACTATAAAACTTATGCACactataatactttaaaaaacattataaaatatatttttaaaaacttactcaTAAGTAATAATTAACAATTTGGtatcttttttcctctatttacTATGTGCACTCTTGTATTATACCATACTGTAATCATTCCTCTATTATCAGATATCTAGATTGTTTCTaagattttgttattataaatgatGCTATGATGAACATTATTGTTCTTAAAGTCTCAAATAGCCTATGACCAAAGTAGCAGAAGAAAACAGATCTCATCAACTACTTACAATGTATCATTCCAAACTCCTCCTCCTTGTCtatttatttgttcttaattgaaatataattgatttacaaattGTCGAAAatactgctgtatagcaaagtgattcagttatacacatatatacactctttttttaaaaaatattattttccattacggtttatcataggatactgaatagttttctatgctgtacagtaggaccttgttgtttacccattctatatataaaatctttatcTGCTAACCCTCACCTCGCActccacccttccccaccccccacccccttggcaatcaccagtctgttctctgcctTGATTCTCTGTTTCATAAGTAGGTTCATCtgtgtcttattttagattccatatacgatattatatggtatttttctgtctgacttaattcacatCATATGATAATCTAGGTGCATCTACcaaattcctttttaatttccataTTCAAAATCATCCATAATTACAGCTGCCATTCACTAGCTCATACTACATAGAAGGCACTGTACTATACATACATCATCTCACTAAATCCTCAAACATTTCTGTGATattatcagattaaaaaaaactgaCAGAGATTAaggattaagtaacttgctcaattAAGTTTCCGTGCTGCTCTAACTTTCCTAATGTAGGAAGTATATTGATCAGAAGAGGCAAACTTTAATTTATAACAGATTTTCAGTGCTGAATACTATGGAAAATTCTCTCATCTCACAGAACCTCAAAACCGGGGATTTAAGAAGCAAAACCATGTTAACTGCACAAAATTTTAGTGTACGTGTAAATGGACATCTTACCGTCTTAGAACGCCAACACCTACAATAAGCTGCTTTAGTAAGGCACAAATCTTCGATGTTTATTTCATTCACCACTTTGggattttccttttgtattttaagATTAATCAAGCTAtccttctgttgctttttcttcgGGAGGAATGGACGAACTGCAAGGTAGCCAAGTAGTGCGAGTACGCCAAGGAAAGGCAACAACCGAAGCCATTCTGAAACTAAAATTACAGATTTGTTAAGAGTCTGAAAAAGGACTCAAatagggatggactgggagtttggggctgACATGTACAGACTGCTATGCTGTGACCAACAAAGAGCTACTGTAGTCtagttaaaaatgaaacataaatattttaaaattaaataatacatgtaaattaCCTAGGTCAATACCTGTTGCATCTAAGTACCAAATAACTGCTTATTCCAATTGCTAAtgataaattaataaactttcattgattcccccccaaaaaaggacctattgtaaataaattttttttccagtttttaaaaaaattttttttatttttattttttttgtgaatttttaaaaaatttttatttaactttacaatattgtattggttttgccatatatcaaaatgaatctgtcacaggtatatatgtgttccccatcctgaaccctcctccctcctccctccccataccatccttctgggtcgtcccagcgcaccagccccaagcatccagtatcgtgcattgaacctggactggcaactcgtttcatatatgatattatacatatttcaatgccattctcccaaatcatcccaccctctccctctcccacagagtccaaaagactgttctatacatcagtgtctcttctgctgtctcgtatacagggttattgttaccatctttctaaattccatatatatgcgttagtatactgtattggtgtttttctttctggcttacttcactctgtataataggctccagtttcatccacctcattagaactaaaaaaaatttttttaagaacttaaaTAGCATGTCTCACCCTTCAGCTAATTCTTTACTTCTCACTCTAATTTCTTACCTTATTTGTAAAACTGTGAATAAATATCAAGGAACCAGTACCTAGGACCACTTCATTTTATTTGTGGACTGCCTTGAGACTTttgaaactggaaaacaaagttttcagaaataaaccctcTATCCAATACCCTATCTCATTATCCTAAGTATAtttgtgtttagttttatttCAGGAATTACAATCaccataattataaataaaactcaaTTTTATATGTTTAGAAAACATTTCCACCATGTCTAAAATCACACAACAGAATTTCCTGTAAACTATTTACCACTGATTTATAATTTCAGACAGAATATGTCTTCAGtgctttaatttacatttttttgtaaGGCATAGTGTGATTCCTATAGAAAAACCTAAATGTTGTGTTGTGTAAAAGCTATTTTAAAGAGCTAGGTGAAATTTTCACATACTAAATAATCTCATTATTAGATACATCTTACTTCATAAGTATTCATTAAAGCCTCTTGTACTCAGCACTGTTTTGGGGGATAGGAAATATAAGTGACATAAATGAAATGTCCTCTATGTCTGcagagagaaacacaccaaggaggcaaaatatttatatttcagcaTGCATTTATCAAATGTTGGCTAGTACACTGCCTCTGCTGGGTTCCATAGGGAATCCCTTCTGACCTTAAGAGTTATCACTTGTCATCATTCACTGAGTGCTAACCTGACACCTTGCTAATAAGCACTGTAGcttaatggagaaaaagaaaaattgaaggtCATATGCTAAGGCATGCTAATAACTGTTAATAATAAATGAACAGATCATGCTAAGAGTGCAACTATAATACCTCAGTTAACATTGTGTTAACTGAATTTAGTAGGcaccattattattcccatttttcatgTGGGTAAACTGGAGCTTAACCCAGGAGAGTAAGTACAAAGCCTATTCTCAGTCACTATGAATGAAATTCAACAGAGCCAAAATTTTATCTGTTCTTCTCTCAGTAAAACTACTCTCCAGAGATAACTGTTCTTACTATTCAACTATTAAAAGGCTGGCTTAATACTAACTCTTCCAAAACAAAGCTATTTTTGATATAACACCATGCCAAAGGTTTGTTATGAGCTCTAGATGAAACAACCTATTTACATATGTGCAGCACCTAtaagagtgcctggcacagagaaggtaAAAGTGAATGGTAGTTTTTATTAAGATTATGAAAAAACATTTTGCCGACTCAACCTGACAATACTACATGGCAGAAATCTTTGGGGATATAATCTTTCAGTCACCAGAATGAAATTCTGTAAGGGTAAGATCTTGCCAGTCAGGCTGATCTGTTCTCGTCTCTTAACAAAAGTGCAGACACTCCACAGAAACACTCTGAGTGAATTAACATTCTGAAAATGACAAAGAACTGCTTCCTGGGGTGAAGGGTCTATTTATAGATCTTTGCTATCCAAGACCGTAACCACTAGCCACACTGTTTTGTTTGCACCCAGGATTTTGTTATAATCAGATATGGTAAGACAACAGATATGGAGACAActgccttgaaagaaaagtttacTTACAATTCACAAGAGGAGGGAGCACAACAGGCCACCCATGACCATATAGGTAAGTATGAGGCTTGGTCAGGAGCAAGGTGAGAGAAAAGGGCACAAGCCTTTATTGTGGTTTACAGAAAAGGCAAGGTAAAGCACAGTGAACAGTTTAGTATTGGCCTGAATAATTTCAGTGGGCTTTGGGCTAGAGAGGTAGTCCCTAACTGTCTCATATCTGGCCTTGGGTGATTTAGGGCAGGGTGAATACTGCTTGGTAAGTGAGAGTTAGATAAAGGTGTTTGGAGTGTAGGCTTTGGATTGGTTGGTTTGCATATCAAAAATATGCTCACAAGCAAGTAGTTTACTATTTTTTGGCATCAGCTAGTCCGGGGAGTGGGCAAACCTCCCTGGCCAGCAAGGTCCCCAAGATGTCCAATTATCATAAAAAATAGAACATAAAAAACATGATTAatacatgtggctatttaaataaaattaagtagaaTTCATAATTTAGTTTCTGAGACACACTAGTCACATTTTAATAGCGCCAGAGCTATTATGTgtggctatgctatgctatgctaagtcacttcagtcgtgtccgactctgtgcaaccccatagacggcagccttccaggctcccccatccctgggattttccaggcaagagaactggagtggggtgccattgccttctccatatgtgtggctagtggctactatgTTTGATAGCACggaaaacatttccatcatcaccaAAAGGCTTTTGGATGGTGCTGCTGTAGACCAAGTTTCCACAAAGTACCATGTCTATGACATGGGAAGGCTACTTTGACAGTGTCAACACCCACAAATATCCCATCCCTCTTGTACTTAGAGCCAGCCAAAGCTACTGATTACCTAGTGGCAGGTTTCCTGTGTCCTTTGCATGAGGGATTCCTTCTGTCTGCCGTGCCTTTCTACTTGTGGTCTACCTGACTCATTTATGTGGACCCTTTAAAACTAGGGTCAAATACTGCTTCCTCCAGAaaattaaagtgaagttgctcagtcctgtctgactcttcgggaccccatggactgtagcctatgaggctcctccatccatgggattttccaggcaatagtactggagtggattgctatttgcttttccaggggatcttcccaacccagggatggaacccaggtctcctgcattgtagacagacgctttaccatctgagccaccagggaaatctttctCAATTTCACAAAGCAAATCAATCGCTCCTTCCTCTGCTTTCAAGccccttttcttcattttcttttatcataCAAAGTTTACAAAGTTGATTCCTCCATAATCCTACAGGAAAAGGAGCTCCACTTCCTGGCACAAAGTAGAACCTCATAAATGTTTTATGAGTGACTTaacgaatgaatgaatttaaGTGACTTAATGAACGAATAAATGACATCTAGAGTGTAAATGTCAGTCCCTTTCTCACTCACATTGTactgtaattatttatttacacttATCTTACAGATCAGGCAATAAATGTCTTAGACTGTTATTGGCCCCAACATCCAGTACAATATTTTGAACCAGtacttattcaataaatgtttttgaatgTAGTATAACATTAAGTATTATTATGTATACTACGAAATTTAAAAGTCTCAAGAGGTTGAGTAAATCAAAGTCAAAAAGTTAAGAGAATGAACATGTAAAGATGATAACCTCAACTTAGATTCTTAAGTTTAACATTCCCTATCTTAACCTACAAATCTCAGGGAATAAATAgaatgctgttttaaaatttacttcagaaaattttcttctttcaacacTTAATTCCTCGGTAAAACATCATAGGAATACAGTGATGAAAGGTACTATTATTTCCTACaacaaaataatttatacaaCAGTCTTATGTgggaaaatttacttttaaagatgACAAACTTCAATTTAAGTACAGGAAAAATTATACAGGAAAATAATACAGCCTATAAAGCtcaattaaatcatttaaattatatgttaGAGCTGATTTTTGGTAAATATGAAATACAGAATaaacaagaaatttttttaaaaaatttaagattgGCTATTTCTTATGAACCTGTTTAATATATATTGAGCTACGGCAGATATATTAGGTCTGTAAAGGGAAATCTACTACCCACTAATTGTTAGGTTTAATGTGTATTTTGTACAGTACATTCTAAAAATGTTTAAGGATTACCAGAAATagcatttaatttataaaatctgaaaatttttaaaaagtataaaaaataaaataacttgtaATCCCACCAGTCAAGAATTGGTAACACTGTTCATTTCtattttgctctgttttttcttacttttcaaaAGGTTGCATATAATGATCCCATAAAAATAACACTGGTAACTTGATTGCTgataatttcataaatattttctaatgttttctaATGTATCAACATGGGTAAAACATAGAAATGACTTCACTTCTGAACTatagaaagatgaaaataaaatatttttaatggatgGCTTTACTATTACCACGTAAAGACTACTTAGGACCAAAGGgccaataaaatgaaattaataatcaATTTTTCCACTCACTGCTATAAACAGAACAGTGTCCCAGTATCTAGAACATTGCCTGTCccacagtaagtgctcaacaaatacttGATGACACGAGGAATTCTAAATTGCAGAGTGGTTAcatggaagaaaatgttttaaatgacatCAAAATTGTTCTTCATAAAAGCTTTTTAATTACACTGACTTTTAAATTTAGTTGGTCTACCTCGGAAGAggggaaaaaactttttttttctttaaaaaggggaaaaaacttTTACAACTTACAGtatgtaaatattttcccaaagtctcaaaaataagttttctgaaataaaattctttaatcttttaaaaataaactttattatttaCATGTTAATAAATGCAACTCTTTAGCTTGAACTTAATCATTTATTACACTTTCCTGTTAAGAAAATTCatcttttgttccatttcttaaaaaaaaaaaaaaaaggtaaatttacatacaataaaacaaACAGATCTCAGGTGTTCAGCTCTGAGCTGTGACAACTAAAGACACTGTTTAGCCTCCACTGAGGGGCTTCcaaagtggcgctagtggtaaagaaccctcctgccaatgcaggagacataagcatTTGATCCCAactagttgcttcagtcatgtccaactctttgggaccttatggactgtagcttgccaggctcctctgttcatgggattctccaagcaagaatactggagtgggtctagGCTTCtggggtagctcagctggaaaccccagttcaatttctgggttgggaagttcccctggagaaggagtgagtaggctacccactctactcaagttttcttgggcttcccttgtggctcagacagtaaagaattcacccaccatgcgggagacctgggtttgatccctgggttgggaagatcccctggaagaggaaatggcaacccactccagtattcttgcctggagaatccccatggacagaggagcctggcaggctacagtccatggggtcacaaagggtcagacacaactgagcaactaagcacagcacacagccacCTTCAGTCTATTTCCTCGACACTGATTCCTACAGACAAAGGCTTTCTATAAAATTTTTGAGATTCATGCAGTAGATCAGtaaatcattcttttttattactaATCAGTACTCCATTCCATGAATACACCATAATTTGTGTATCCACTCTCCTGATGGTGGGTACCTGGGCTGCTTCCAACTTGGGATTattatgaataaggctgctatgaacatgctTGTATAAGTCTTTctgtggatatatgttttcaaTTCTGTTCCACTTCTTTAATTCTTTGCTCAAAACTGGTACTTTCTAGAGTTAATCCTCTTGAAAGTGTCAGCTCTGACATATTTGTGTTACTCTGGGAAAAATATTACAGTCCAAGGATTCATAGCTGTAAGAGTAAAACCATTACATTTCAAAGAAACTAGCTTTTTAAGTGGGGAAGAACTACTATATTCAGTTTCACAACTAGCTTTTCAATCTAGAAGTAAACTTTTTTGACTTTTGAATGGGAAGCTTTttgttattctattttaaaaggttGTATGACAGGGAAAGCTTTTTTAAAGGTTAATATATTTGAATA from Bos indicus x Bos taurus breed Angus x Brahman F1 hybrid chromosome 6, Bos_hybrid_MaternalHap_v2.0, whole genome shotgun sequence harbors:
- the CISD2 gene encoding CDGSH iron-sulfur domain-containing protein 2; the protein is MVLESVARIVKVQLPAYLKRLPVPESITGFARLTVSEWLRLLPFLGVLALLGYLAVRPFLPKKKQQKDSLINLKIQKENPKVVNEINIEDLCLTKAAYCRCWRSKTFPACDGSHNKHNELTGDNVGPLILKKKEV